The Falco naumanni isolate bFalNau1 chromosome 1, bFalNau1.pat, whole genome shotgun sequence genome window below encodes:
- the EXOC1 gene encoding exocyst complex component 1 isoform X4 codes for MTAIKHALQRDIFTPNDERLLSIVNVCKAGKKKRNCFLCATVTTERPVQVNVVKVKKSDKGDFYKRQTAWALRDLAVVDAKDAVKDNPEFDLHFDKVYKWVASSTVEKNTFISCIWKLNQRYLRKKIDFINVSSQLLEELPKVAEESVPSGENQSVAGGDEEAVDEYQELNAREEQDIEIMMEGCEYAISNAEAFAEKLSRELQVLDGANIQSIMASEKQVNILMKLLDEALKEVDQIELKLSSYEEMLQSVKEQMDQISESNHLIHLSNTNNVKLLSEIEFLVNHMDLAKGHIKALQEGDLTSSRGIEACTNAADALLQCMNVALHPGHDMLHAVKQQQQRFSDLREQFARRLASHLNSVFVQQGHDQSSTLAQHSVELTLPNHHPFHRDLLRYAKLMEWLKNTDYGKYEGLTKNYMDYLSRLYEREIKDFFEVAKIKMTGTTREGKKFATLPRKESAVKQETESLHGSSGKLTGSTSSLNKLSVQSSGNRRSQSSSLLDMGNMSASDLDVADRTKFDKIFEQVLSELEPLCLAEQDFISKFFKLQQHQSISGTASEVEEMDGGALVRSYTSGVPQTISSEKDMIRQMMTKIFRCIEPELNNLIALGDKIDSFNSLYMLVKMSHHVWTAQNVDPASFLSTTLGNVLVTVKRNFDKCISNQMKQMDEVKISKKSKVGILPFVAEFEEFAALAESIFKNAERRGDLDKAYIKLIRAVFVSVEKVANESQKTPRDVVMMENFHHIFATLSRLKISCLEAEKKEAKQKYTDHLQSYVIYSLGQPLEKLNHFFEGVEARVAQGVREEEVSYQLAFNKQELRKVIKEYPGKEVKKGLDNLYKKVDKHLCEEENLLQVVWHSMQDEFIRQYKHFEGLIARCYPGSGITMEFTIQDILDYCSSIAQSH; via the exons GACAATCCTGAATTTGACTTGCATTTTGACAAAGTGTATAAATGGGTTGCAAGCAGCACAGTGGAAAAGAACACCTTCATTTCATGTATCTGGAAACTCAATCAGAGATatcttagaaagaaaattgacTTCATTAATGTTAGTTCACAGCTCTTGGAAG AACTGCCTAAAGTTGCAGAAG AATCTGTTCCAAGTGGAGAGAATCAAAGTGTAGCAGGAGGTGATGAAGAAGCTGTGGATGAATACCAGGAGTTAAATGCAAGAGAGGAGCAAGATATTGAAATAATGATGGAAGGTTGTGAATATGCTATTTCTAATGCTGAAGCTTTTGCAGAGAAGTTGTCAAGAGAGCTGCAAGTGCTAGATGGG GCAAATATCCAGTCCATTATGGCCTCAGAGAAACAGGTGAATATTCTGATGAAGTTGCTGGATGAAGCTCTAAAGGAAGTTGACCAAATTGAGCTAAAGCTGAGCAGTTATGAAGAAATGCTTCAGAGTGTAAAAGAACAAATGGAtcaaatttcagaaagcaacCACCTAATCCATCTCAGCAACACCAATAATGTGAAACTATTGTCAGAGATAGAGTTTTTAGTG AATCACATGGATTTGGCTAAAGGGCATATAAAGGCCCTTCAGGAGGGAGATCTGACATCTTCTCGAGGCATTGAGGCTTGCACTAATGCAGCAGATGCTCTTCTGCAGTGTATGAATGTAGCTCTTCATCCAG gaCATGATATGCTTCATGCAgtgaaacagcaacagcagcggTTTAGTGACTTGCGTGAGCAGTTTGCACGGAGACTTGCGAGTCATTTGAACAGCGTATTTGTTCAGCAG GGTCATGATCAGAGTTCTACTCTTGCCCAGCACTCTGTTGAACTGACATTACCCAATCACCATCCATTTCACAGAGATTTACTTCGATATGCTAAATTGATGGAATGGCTCAAGAACACAGATTATGGAAAATACGAAGGGCTAACAAAG aattaTATGGATTATTTATCACGGCTAtatgaaagggaaataaaagatttctttgAAGTTGCCAAGATCAAGATGACAGGCACaaccagagaaggaaaaaagtttg CTACACTGCCTCGAAAAGAAAGTGCTGTCAAACAGGAAACTGAGA GTCTTCATGGAAGTTCTGGAAAATTGACTGGGTCTACTTCTAGCCTAAATAAACTCTCTGTTCAGAGTTCAGGAAACCGTAGGTCTCAGTCATCCTCGCTGTTGGATATGGGAAACATGTCTGCTTCTGACCTTGATGTAGCTGATAGAACAAAATTTGATAAG ATTTTCGAGCAAGTATTAAGTGAACTGGAGCCTCTGTGTCTGGCAGAACAGGACTTCATTAGTAAATTTTTCAAACTACAGCAGCATCAGAGCATCTCGGGAACAGCG AGTGAAGTGGAGGAAATGGATGGAGGAGCTTTAGTTCGTTCATACACTTCTGGTGTTCCACAAACAATATCATCTGA GAAGGACATGATCCGGCAAatgatgacaaaaatatttcGTTGTATTGAACCTGAGCTGAATAATCTTATAGCGCTGGGGGACAAGATTGATAGCTTTAATTCGCTTTATATGTTAGTTAAGATGAGCCATCATGTATGGACAGCACAAAATGTGGACCCAGCTTCCTTTCTCAGCACGACGCTTGGAAATGTTTTGGTGACTGTCAAAAGGAACTTTGATAAATGCATT AGTAATCAAATGAAGCAGATGGATGAAGTGAAAATCTCCAAGAAGAGTAAAGTCGGGATCCTTCCATTTGTTGCTGAATTTGAAGAGTTTGCAGCACTTGCTGAAtcaattttcaaaaatgcagaACGACGAGGAGATCTTGATAAAGCCTACATAAAACTTATTAGAGCTGTTTTTGTCAGTG ttgagAAGGTAGCTAACGAAAGCCAGAAAACCCCCAGAGATGTGGTCATGATGGAGAACTTCCATCATATTTTTGCAACACTTTCTCGCTTGAAAATCTCTTGTCTAGAGGCTgagaaaaaagaagccaaacaGAAATACACTGATCATCTTCAGTCTTATGTAATCTACTCACTTGGACAGCCTcttgagaaattaaat CATTTTTTTGAAGGTGTTGAAGCTCGTGTGGCACAAGGGGTACGAGAAGAAGAAGTAAGTTATCAACTGGCTTTTAATAAACAAGAGCTTCGTAAAGTTATAAAGGAATATCCTGGTAAGGAAGTAAAGAAGGGATTGGATAATCTCTACAAGAAGGTAGATAAGCATCtctgtgaagaagaaaacttACTTCAG GTTGTGTGGCATTCCATGCAAGATGAGTTTATACGACAATACAAGCACTTTGAAGGGCTGATAGCTCGCTGCTATCCTGGATCAGGAATTACTATGGAATTTACTATACAGGATATTTTAGACTACTGCTCCAGTATTGCACAGTCTCATTAA
- the EXOC1 gene encoding exocyst complex component 1 isoform X6 yields MTAIKHALQRDIFTPNDERLLSIVNVCKAGKKKRNCFLCATVTTERPVQVNVVKVKKSDKGDFYKRQTAWALRDLAVVDAKDAVKDNPEFDLHFDKVYKWVASSTVEKNTFISCIWKLNQRYLRKKIDFINVSSQLLEELPKVAEESVPSGENQSVAGGDEEAVDEYQELNAREEQDIEIMMEGCEYAISNAEAFAEKLSRELQVLDGANIQSIMASEKQVNILMKLLDEALKEVDQIELKLSSYEEMLQSVKEQMDQISESNHLIHLSNTNNVKLLSEIEFLVNHMDLAKGHIKALQEGDLTSSRGIEACTNAADALLQCMNVALHPGHDMLHAVKQQQQRFSDLREQFARRLASHLNSVFVQQGHDQSSTLAQHSVELTLPNHHPFHRDLLRYAKLMEWLKNTDYGKYEGLTKNYMDYLSRLYEREIKDFFEVAKIKMTGTTREGKKFGLHGSSGKLTGSTSSLNKLSVQSSGNRRSQSSSLLDMGNMSASDLDVADRTKFDKIFEQVLSELEPLCLAEQDFISKFFKLQQHQSISGTASEVEEMDGGALVRSYTSGVPQTISSEKDMIRQMMTKIFRCIEPELNNLIALGDKIDSFNSLYMLVKMSHHVWTAQNVDPASFLSTTLGNVLVTVKRNFDKCISNQMKQMDEVKISKKSKVGILPFVAEFEEFAALAESIFKNAERRGDLDKAYIKLIRAVFVSVEKVANESQKTPRDVVMMENFHHIFATLSRLKISCLEAEKKEAKQKYTDHLQSYVIYSLGQPLEKLNHFFEGVEARVAQGVREEEVSYQLAFNKQELRKVIKEYPGKEVKKGLDNLYKKVDKHLCEEENLLQVVWHSMQDEFIRQYKHFEGLIARCYPGSGITMEFTIQDILDYCSSIAQSH; encoded by the exons GACAATCCTGAATTTGACTTGCATTTTGACAAAGTGTATAAATGGGTTGCAAGCAGCACAGTGGAAAAGAACACCTTCATTTCATGTATCTGGAAACTCAATCAGAGATatcttagaaagaaaattgacTTCATTAATGTTAGTTCACAGCTCTTGGAAG AACTGCCTAAAGTTGCAGAAG AATCTGTTCCAAGTGGAGAGAATCAAAGTGTAGCAGGAGGTGATGAAGAAGCTGTGGATGAATACCAGGAGTTAAATGCAAGAGAGGAGCAAGATATTGAAATAATGATGGAAGGTTGTGAATATGCTATTTCTAATGCTGAAGCTTTTGCAGAGAAGTTGTCAAGAGAGCTGCAAGTGCTAGATGGG GCAAATATCCAGTCCATTATGGCCTCAGAGAAACAGGTGAATATTCTGATGAAGTTGCTGGATGAAGCTCTAAAGGAAGTTGACCAAATTGAGCTAAAGCTGAGCAGTTATGAAGAAATGCTTCAGAGTGTAAAAGAACAAATGGAtcaaatttcagaaagcaacCACCTAATCCATCTCAGCAACACCAATAATGTGAAACTATTGTCAGAGATAGAGTTTTTAGTG AATCACATGGATTTGGCTAAAGGGCATATAAAGGCCCTTCAGGAGGGAGATCTGACATCTTCTCGAGGCATTGAGGCTTGCACTAATGCAGCAGATGCTCTTCTGCAGTGTATGAATGTAGCTCTTCATCCAG gaCATGATATGCTTCATGCAgtgaaacagcaacagcagcggTTTAGTGACTTGCGTGAGCAGTTTGCACGGAGACTTGCGAGTCATTTGAACAGCGTATTTGTTCAGCAG GGTCATGATCAGAGTTCTACTCTTGCCCAGCACTCTGTTGAACTGACATTACCCAATCACCATCCATTTCACAGAGATTTACTTCGATATGCTAAATTGATGGAATGGCTCAAGAACACAGATTATGGAAAATACGAAGGGCTAACAAAG aattaTATGGATTATTTATCACGGCTAtatgaaagggaaataaaagatttctttgAAGTTGCCAAGATCAAGATGACAGGCACaaccagagaaggaaaaaagtttg GTCTTCATGGAAGTTCTGGAAAATTGACTGGGTCTACTTCTAGCCTAAATAAACTCTCTGTTCAGAGTTCAGGAAACCGTAGGTCTCAGTCATCCTCGCTGTTGGATATGGGAAACATGTCTGCTTCTGACCTTGATGTAGCTGATAGAACAAAATTTGATAAG ATTTTCGAGCAAGTATTAAGTGAACTGGAGCCTCTGTGTCTGGCAGAACAGGACTTCATTAGTAAATTTTTCAAACTACAGCAGCATCAGAGCATCTCGGGAACAGCG AGTGAAGTGGAGGAAATGGATGGAGGAGCTTTAGTTCGTTCATACACTTCTGGTGTTCCACAAACAATATCATCTGA GAAGGACATGATCCGGCAAatgatgacaaaaatatttcGTTGTATTGAACCTGAGCTGAATAATCTTATAGCGCTGGGGGACAAGATTGATAGCTTTAATTCGCTTTATATGTTAGTTAAGATGAGCCATCATGTATGGACAGCACAAAATGTGGACCCAGCTTCCTTTCTCAGCACGACGCTTGGAAATGTTTTGGTGACTGTCAAAAGGAACTTTGATAAATGCATT AGTAATCAAATGAAGCAGATGGATGAAGTGAAAATCTCCAAGAAGAGTAAAGTCGGGATCCTTCCATTTGTTGCTGAATTTGAAGAGTTTGCAGCACTTGCTGAAtcaattttcaaaaatgcagaACGACGAGGAGATCTTGATAAAGCCTACATAAAACTTATTAGAGCTGTTTTTGTCAGTG ttgagAAGGTAGCTAACGAAAGCCAGAAAACCCCCAGAGATGTGGTCATGATGGAGAACTTCCATCATATTTTTGCAACACTTTCTCGCTTGAAAATCTCTTGTCTAGAGGCTgagaaaaaagaagccaaacaGAAATACACTGATCATCTTCAGTCTTATGTAATCTACTCACTTGGACAGCCTcttgagaaattaaat CATTTTTTTGAAGGTGTTGAAGCTCGTGTGGCACAAGGGGTACGAGAAGAAGAAGTAAGTTATCAACTGGCTTTTAATAAACAAGAGCTTCGTAAAGTTATAAAGGAATATCCTGGTAAGGAAGTAAAGAAGGGATTGGATAATCTCTACAAGAAGGTAGATAAGCATCtctgtgaagaagaaaacttACTTCAG GTTGTGTGGCATTCCATGCAAGATGAGTTTATACGACAATACAAGCACTTTGAAGGGCTGATAGCTCGCTGCTATCCTGGATCAGGAATTACTATGGAATTTACTATACAGGATATTTTAGACTACTGCTCCAGTATTGCACAGTCTCATTAA
- the EXOC1 gene encoding exocyst complex component 1 isoform X2 — MTAIKHALQRDIFTPNDERLLSIVNVCKAGKKKRNCFLCATVTTERPVQVNVVKVKKSDKGDFYKRQTAWALRDLAVVDAKDAVKDNPEFDLHFDKVYKWVASSTVEKNTFISCIWKLNQRYLRKKIDFINVSSQLLEESVPSGENQSVAGGDEEAVDEYQELNAREEQDIEIMMEGCEYAISNAEAFAEKLSRELQVLDGANIQSIMASEKQVNILMKLLDEALKEVDQIELKLSSYEEMLQSVKEQMDQISESNHLIHLSNTNNVKLLSEIEFLVNHMDLAKGHIKALQEGDLTSSRGIEACTNAADALLQCMNVALHPGHDMLHAVKQQQQRFSDLREQFARRLASHLNSVFVQQLTQTLLRLYNRSHSLSVPGHDQSSTLAQHSVELTLPNHHPFHRDLLRYAKLMEWLKNTDYGKYEGLTKNYMDYLSRLYEREIKDFFEVAKIKMTGTTREGKKFATLPRKESAVKQETESLHGSSGKLTGSTSSLNKLSVQSSGNRRSQSSSLLDMGNMSASDLDVADRTKFDKIFEQVLSELEPLCLAEQDFISKFFKLQQHQSISGTASEVEEMDGGALVRSYTSGVPQTISSEKDMIRQMMTKIFRCIEPELNNLIALGDKIDSFNSLYMLVKMSHHVWTAQNVDPASFLSTTLGNVLVTVKRNFDKCISNQMKQMDEVKISKKSKVGILPFVAEFEEFAALAESIFKNAERRGDLDKAYIKLIRAVFVSVEKVANESQKTPRDVVMMENFHHIFATLSRLKISCLEAEKKEAKQKYTDHLQSYVIYSLGQPLEKLNHFFEGVEARVAQGVREEEVSYQLAFNKQELRKVIKEYPGKEVKKGLDNLYKKVDKHLCEEENLLQVVWHSMQDEFIRQYKHFEGLIARCYPGSGITMEFTIQDILDYCSSIAQSH, encoded by the exons GACAATCCTGAATTTGACTTGCATTTTGACAAAGTGTATAAATGGGTTGCAAGCAGCACAGTGGAAAAGAACACCTTCATTTCATGTATCTGGAAACTCAATCAGAGATatcttagaaagaaaattgacTTCATTAATGTTAGTTCACAGCTCTTGGAAG AATCTGTTCCAAGTGGAGAGAATCAAAGTGTAGCAGGAGGTGATGAAGAAGCTGTGGATGAATACCAGGAGTTAAATGCAAGAGAGGAGCAAGATATTGAAATAATGATGGAAGGTTGTGAATATGCTATTTCTAATGCTGAAGCTTTTGCAGAGAAGTTGTCAAGAGAGCTGCAAGTGCTAGATGGG GCAAATATCCAGTCCATTATGGCCTCAGAGAAACAGGTGAATATTCTGATGAAGTTGCTGGATGAAGCTCTAAAGGAAGTTGACCAAATTGAGCTAAAGCTGAGCAGTTATGAAGAAATGCTTCAGAGTGTAAAAGAACAAATGGAtcaaatttcagaaagcaacCACCTAATCCATCTCAGCAACACCAATAATGTGAAACTATTGTCAGAGATAGAGTTTTTAGTG AATCACATGGATTTGGCTAAAGGGCATATAAAGGCCCTTCAGGAGGGAGATCTGACATCTTCTCGAGGCATTGAGGCTTGCACTAATGCAGCAGATGCTCTTCTGCAGTGTATGAATGTAGCTCTTCATCCAG gaCATGATATGCTTCATGCAgtgaaacagcaacagcagcggTTTAGTGACTTGCGTGAGCAGTTTGCACGGAGACTTGCGAGTCATTTGAACAGCGTATTTGTTCAGCAG TTAACTCAGACTCTCCTTCGGCTCTATAACAGGTCCCACTCTCTTTCAGTTCCA GGTCATGATCAGAGTTCTACTCTTGCCCAGCACTCTGTTGAACTGACATTACCCAATCACCATCCATTTCACAGAGATTTACTTCGATATGCTAAATTGATGGAATGGCTCAAGAACACAGATTATGGAAAATACGAAGGGCTAACAAAG aattaTATGGATTATTTATCACGGCTAtatgaaagggaaataaaagatttctttgAAGTTGCCAAGATCAAGATGACAGGCACaaccagagaaggaaaaaagtttg CTACACTGCCTCGAAAAGAAAGTGCTGTCAAACAGGAAACTGAGA GTCTTCATGGAAGTTCTGGAAAATTGACTGGGTCTACTTCTAGCCTAAATAAACTCTCTGTTCAGAGTTCAGGAAACCGTAGGTCTCAGTCATCCTCGCTGTTGGATATGGGAAACATGTCTGCTTCTGACCTTGATGTAGCTGATAGAACAAAATTTGATAAG ATTTTCGAGCAAGTATTAAGTGAACTGGAGCCTCTGTGTCTGGCAGAACAGGACTTCATTAGTAAATTTTTCAAACTACAGCAGCATCAGAGCATCTCGGGAACAGCG AGTGAAGTGGAGGAAATGGATGGAGGAGCTTTAGTTCGTTCATACACTTCTGGTGTTCCACAAACAATATCATCTGA GAAGGACATGATCCGGCAAatgatgacaaaaatatttcGTTGTATTGAACCTGAGCTGAATAATCTTATAGCGCTGGGGGACAAGATTGATAGCTTTAATTCGCTTTATATGTTAGTTAAGATGAGCCATCATGTATGGACAGCACAAAATGTGGACCCAGCTTCCTTTCTCAGCACGACGCTTGGAAATGTTTTGGTGACTGTCAAAAGGAACTTTGATAAATGCATT AGTAATCAAATGAAGCAGATGGATGAAGTGAAAATCTCCAAGAAGAGTAAAGTCGGGATCCTTCCATTTGTTGCTGAATTTGAAGAGTTTGCAGCACTTGCTGAAtcaattttcaaaaatgcagaACGACGAGGAGATCTTGATAAAGCCTACATAAAACTTATTAGAGCTGTTTTTGTCAGTG ttgagAAGGTAGCTAACGAAAGCCAGAAAACCCCCAGAGATGTGGTCATGATGGAGAACTTCCATCATATTTTTGCAACACTTTCTCGCTTGAAAATCTCTTGTCTAGAGGCTgagaaaaaagaagccaaacaGAAATACACTGATCATCTTCAGTCTTATGTAATCTACTCACTTGGACAGCCTcttgagaaattaaat CATTTTTTTGAAGGTGTTGAAGCTCGTGTGGCACAAGGGGTACGAGAAGAAGAAGTAAGTTATCAACTGGCTTTTAATAAACAAGAGCTTCGTAAAGTTATAAAGGAATATCCTGGTAAGGAAGTAAAGAAGGGATTGGATAATCTCTACAAGAAGGTAGATAAGCATCtctgtgaagaagaaaacttACTTCAG GTTGTGTGGCATTCCATGCAAGATGAGTTTATACGACAATACAAGCACTTTGAAGGGCTGATAGCTCGCTGCTATCCTGGATCAGGAATTACTATGGAATTTACTATACAGGATATTTTAGACTACTGCTCCAGTATTGCACAGTCTCATTAA